One segment of Anopheles stephensi strain Indian chromosome 3, UCI_ANSTEP_V1.0, whole genome shotgun sequence DNA contains the following:
- the LOC118509657 gene encoding uncharacterized protein LOC118509657, which translates to MKVDKGVCTNGTLEDLNRAIQFEAVFSTLVENKILAIKRECELKKRHKKSRLLRRILFGRKVSSGGAGVGSCCHREVSASNSNSSNGANAAGEPLCPEQNGTALRDGVDVVGCYSYGATLPEASLAVENFTISDGVDEVIVEIGDLSSLVDADGNVVVRTASLEPGSCGEDGNGPASESVAAGTRSRMSVAESVSTKSPESLENRRTGGRAAVSAPRKSSLLEPVSIEIEPESDPLSAHYDMEDSATNVSIELDGVSDVSDMRRSIASEPISIIKNSTRSRYGLGSYLSAGNAVANRLRVLEAKSISAQNSPILPRQKPAAEGRHLTFSTATYQQTKSSTKASAIDCDTSFVVDLSQSDRDQQQQQQQNNSTVIVKDKPVGQAAVGSKKSALVLGDNSSSSSASKRNKLTQPHSSNHSASAVSIGRAASAQQQQQPQPEAPSSPPLGLIESFNQLTASNLPVIASTARHSPPVSDLVKLQQHHLANTRQHRPSSPSILLDAFCRGEAHPSSDAHTPIPSRRASKGSGAVAPSSAGDGVSATVSTGTCIQPLPAGPAQPNQSTNQPQRKPRSFLKQSSCDVELHYRPTVTGTRRSSAKEHHHHRKSSGYGHGDDYSSYIMGYDINESDEEKLNKRKYILEYLKRCSDPVIVFPSTSSGTGAGVAGGTVGGSGLQHCILSRPPNQPLQFPYDEDFMYDVSLQIESDRHGELDSIVPEHRRKHKHSRHHHHHHRHCKKKRHKKRKILVHDLDDQSVKVIDPDDLPQRARWTIIATACLLLIMCLLLVGITLRMAPIIDDMGKYGRGSANLH; encoded by the exons ATGAAGGTGGACAAGGGCGTGTGCACGAACGGCACCTTGGAGGACCTGAACCGGGCCATCCAATTCGAGGCCGTCTTTTCGACGCTCGTCGAAAACAAGATACTGGCAATCAAGCGTGAGTGTGAGCTGAAGAAACGGCACAAAAAGTCACGCCTCCTGCGGCGTATCCTTTTCGGCCGCAAGGTATCGTCGGGTGGGGCGGGTGTGGGCAGTTGCTGCCATCGGGAAGTTTCCGCCAGTAATAGTAACAGCAGCAACGGTGCAAACGCGGCCGGTGAGCCGTTATGTCCGGAGCAGAATGGAACTGCGCTGCGTGATGGGGTTGACGTCGTTGGATGCTATAGCTATGGGGCCACACTGCCGGAAGCGTCCCTTGCGGTGGAAAACTTCACCATTAGCGATGGCGTTGATGAGGTTATAGTGGAGATCGGTGACCTTTCGTCGCTGGTCGATGCGGATGGGAATGTGGTTGTGAGAACGGCGAGCCTGGAGCCCGGAAGCTGTGGGGAGGATGGCAATGGTCCGGCGAGCGAGTCGGTTGCAGCCGGTACCCGGTCCAGGATGTCCGTTGCCGAATCCGTTTCGACGAAAAGTCCCGAATCGCTGGAGAATCGTAGAACGGGTGGCCGGGCGGCTGTGAGCGCACCCCGGAAGTCCTCCCTGCTGGAGCCGGTTTCTATCGAGATCGAGCCGGAATCGGATCCGCTCAGCGCACACTACGATATGGAGGACAGTGCGACGAACGTTTCGATTGAGTTGGACGGCGTTAGCGATGTGTCCGATATGCGGCGTAGCATCGCGTCGGAACCGATATCTATCATTAAGAATTCGACCCGGTCTCGGTACGGCCTTGGGTCGTACCTGTCGGCCGGCAATGCCGTTGCCAACCGACTGCGGGTGCTCGAAGCGAAATCGATCAGCGCCCAGAACAGCCCGATACTGCCACGCCAGAAGCCGGCGGCCGAGGGACGCCATCTGACATTCAGCACGGCCACCTACCAGCAGACAAAGTCGTCGACCAAAGCGAGTGCCATCGACTGTGATACCTCGTTCGTGGTGGATCTCAGCCAGTCGGATCgggatcagcagcagcagcagcaacaaaacaactccACTGTGATAGTGAAGGACAAGCCGGTCGGCCAGGCGGCAGTCGGCAGCAAGAAGTCAGCACTAGTTCTAGGCGATaatagcagtagtagtagcgcTAGTAAGAGAAACAAATTAACGCAGCCCCACAGCAGCAACCATTCAGCCAGTGCGGTGTCCATCGGTCGGGCCGCGtcggcacagcagcagcagcagccacagccaGAGGCGCCGTCTTCGCCTCCGCTGGGACTCATCGAAAGCTTTAACCAGCTGACGGCATCCAACCTACCTGTGATAGCATCCACTGCACGCCATTCACCGCCGGTTAGTGATCTGGTCaagctgcagcagcaccacctcGCCAACACTCGCCAGCATCGGCCCTCATCCCCGTCGATCCTGCTCGATGCGTTCTGTCGCGGTGAGGCTCATCCTTCCTCCGACGCTCACACGCCCATTCCTTCCCGGCGAGCTAGCAAAGGATCCGGCGCAGTCGCACCCTCGTCGGCCGGTGACGGTGTCTCTGCAACGGTGTCGACGGGAACCTGCATACAGCCCTTGCCGGCTGGCCCAGCTCAACCGAATCAGTCAACGAATCAGCCGCAACGTAAGCCTCGGAGCTTCCTGAAACAGTCGAGCTGCGATGTGGAGCTGCACTATCGGCCAACCGTCACCGGCACACGGCGATCGAGCGCCAAGGaacatcaccatcaccggaAGAGCAGTGGCTATGGCCACGGTGACGATTACTCCTCCTACATCATGGGGTACGACATCAACGAGAGCGACGAGGAGAAACTGAACAAACGGAAGTACA TTCTAGAATATTTGAAGCGATGCTCGGACCCGGTCATTGTGTTCCCGTCGACGAGCAGCGGCACGGGAGCGGGAGTAGCGGGCGGCACCGTCGGCGGCAGTGGCCTCCAGCATTGCATCCTCAGCCGTCCTCCGAACCAACCTCT TCAATTCCCCTACGACGAAGACTTCATGTACGATGTTTCACTGCAAATTGAATCCGACCGTCACGGGGAGCTGGATTCAATAGTGCCTGAGCATAGGAGGAAGCATAAACACAG cagacatcatcatcatcaccatcgacacTGTAAGAAGAAAAGACACAAGAAGCGCAAAATTCTGGTGCACGACCTGGACGACCAAAGCGTAAAG GTGATAGACCCGGACGATCTGCCGCAACGTGCCAGATGGACAATCATTGCGACCGCATGCCTATTACTGATTATGTGCCTACTATTAGTTGGAATCACACTGCGGATGGCTCCCATCATCGACGATATGGGTAAGTACGGGCGCGGCAGTGCAAACCTTCATTAA
- the LOC118509651 gene encoding pikachurin-like produces MMAFGSLRCRTVLVLLVFCAVHPKATAPQEAGTIQRESIDLQKCGINNPALPKIVSRVTEGEIAIEGYWPWHGGLFHLNDYQCGCTLINELFVLTASHCVYNGDTGYRISEKLVRVKLGMHRLSANDSSSLQTFTVQKIIPHSKFVPNSHKHDVALLRLNGTVSFTNYVQPVCLDLTETIWVEYLADVIGTVVGWGITEKNRISDQLLQAELPIVRYTDCVESNPELYGRLIYSGMYCAGILNGTSPCNGDSGGGMYIKRDKRWFLRGVVSFSAIREGTNYCDSFSYVVFMNVPYYAKWIEQEVDTARAELLKASTASVSTRWDSDRNEDYEEDNIYSLRMEMESDSPQAMPRMGPERTAVRKRTVRCGQGVTLSCKRSAGLAQKKIHWYKAENGSRTFLIENETLVYRDVRYHHAGEYWCQVTSDTGTLYETGLELTVTSVPIRFQQSEYISYAVHDTLLDTQLSTQFSFEMTFRTSESNALLFHKPPVAGVESWTFSLLLERNRLTLRIVPPGQLEKVFRSVRLQLQPTRWHTVLVSSYDGQGLMALDGQYLLGFEGHLVQQRADRFYIANAPGLRTPGFSGCVSRLMVNDKVLHLDRDFSHRVNVVQCEFCYSEECNMGRCPGGQQHSCINYGCIDQGRQCDGPVGLMPEGDCSDFGPEPSTLGLRFQNNSYVSYRSFLRVVLTVDLQFQLHGLTDGVVLHTAEHRRGFGKFITILVKAGRIEMRFTTDAHLHTIYLESTVKLLTGRWYRLQAGYRDGYVYVQVDKEQEVARSILGTVFPIDRQLVVFVGGVRWAGFINRHRDVKQGLDGCIKELKLSGLPVDLVDDMVESANIRSCQDERR; encoded by the exons ATGATGGCCTTTGGGAGTTTGAGGTGTAGGACGGTGCTAGTGTTGCTGGTGTTCTGTGCAGTGCATCCTAAAGCAACCGCACCTCAAGAAGCAGGGACAATTCAACGCGAAAGTATAGATTTGCAAAAGTGTGGCATTAACAATCCGGCACTGCCAAAGATCGTAAGCCGCGTCACAGAGGGTGAGATCGCAATCGAAGGCTACTGGCCGTGGCATGGTGGACTGTTCCATCTGAACGATTATCAGTGCGGTTGTACGCTCATCAATGAGCTGTTTGTGCTGACGGCTAGCCATTGTGTGTACAACGGTGACACAGGGTACAGGATAAGTGAGAAACTCGTACGCGTTAAGTTGGGCATGCACCGACTGTCGGCCAACGACAGCAGCTCGTTGCAAACATTCACGGTGCAGAAGATTATACCGCACTCAAAATTCGTCCCGAACAGTCACAAACATGACGTGGCACTGTTGCGACTCAATGGAACGGTATCGTTTACGAATTACGTGCAACCGGTGTGTCTGGACCTGACGGAAACGATATGGGTCGAGTATTTGGCGGACGTAATCGGTACGGTTGTGGGCTGGGGTATCACGGAGAAGAACCGCATCTCGGACCAGCTGCTACAGGCGGAGCTCCCGATAGTGCGCTACACGGACTGCGTCGAAAGTAACCCTGAACTCTACGGACGGCTCATCTACAGTGGGATGTACTGTGCGGGAATATTGAACG GCACTAGCCCATGCAACGGTGACAGTGGTGGTGGGATGTACATTAAACGTGACAAACGCTGGTTTTTGCGGGGTGTCGTTTCGTTTTCGGCCATCCGTGAGGGCACAAACTACTGTGACTCGTTCAGCTACGTCGTGTTTATGAACGTACCGTACTATGCGAAATGGATCGAGCAGGAGGTGGACACAGCAAGGGCCGAGCTGTTGAAAGCTTCCACAGCGTCTGTGTCGACCCGGTGGG ATTCCGATCGGAACGAAGACTACGAGGAGGATAATATCTACTCGCTACGGATGGAGATGGAAAGCGACAGCCCACAGGCCATGCCCAGGATGGGTCCAGAGCGGACAGCAGTGCGAAAGCGTACCGTGCGCTGTGGACAAGGTGTGACACTTTCGTGCAAAAGATCTGCCGGTTTGGCCCAGAAGAAGATCCACTGGTACAAGGCGGAAAACGGATCACGGACGTTTTTGATTGAGAAT GAAACGCTCGTCTACCGTGACGTGCGCTATCATCATGCCGGAGAATATTGGTGTCAGGTGACCAGCGACACGGGCACTTTGTACGAAACTGGCCTCGAACTGACCGTGACCAGCGTTCCGATACGATTTCAGCAGAGCGAGTACATATCGTACGCGGTGCATGACACGCTCCTGGACACTCAGCTATCCACCCAGTTCAGCTTCGAGATGACCTTTCGAACGAGCGAATCGAATGCGCTACTGTTCCACAAGCCACCGGTAGCCGGTGTCGAGAGCTGGACCTTTTCGCTGCTGCTCGAACGGAACCGCCTTACGCTGCGGATCGTCCCACCGGGTCAGCTGGAGAAGGTTTTCCGGAGCGTCCGGCTACAACTTCAACCGACCCGCTGGCATACGGTGCTGGTGAGCAGCTACGACGGTCAGGGACTGATGGCGCTGGACGGTCAATATCTGTTGGGATTTGAGGGTCATCTAGTGCAGCAGCGGGCCGATCGATTCTACATTGCAAACGCTCCCGGACTGCGGACGCCCGGTTTTAGTGGGTGTGTGAGCCGATTGATGGTAAACGATAAGGTGCTGCACCTGGACCGGGACTTTTCCCACCGGGTTAATGTGGTACAGTGCGAGTTTTGCTATTCGGAAGAATGCAATATGGGCCGGTGTCCGGGGGGACAGCAGCACTCTTGCATAAATTACGGCTGCATCGACCAGGGACGGCAATGCGATGGTCCGGTGGGTTTGATGCCCGAGGGTGACTGTTCTGATTTTGGACCAGAACCGTCCACCCTGGGCCTTCGGTTCCAGAACAATAGTTACGTGTCCTATCG AAGCTTTCTACGGGTGGTGCTGACAGTTGATTTGCAGTTTCAGCTCCACGGTCTGACCGATGGAGTCGTCCTGCACACTGCCGAACACAGGCGAGGTTTTGGCAAGTTTATTACGATCCTGGTGAAGGCGGGACGCATTGAGATGAGATTTACGACCGATGCACATCTGCATACGATTTATCTCGAGTCGACCGTCAAGCTGCTGACAGGCAGATGGTATCGATTGCAGGCCGGATACCGGGACGGCTACGTCTACGTGCAGGTCGACAAGGAGCAGGAGGTAGCCCGAAGCATACTTGGGACCGTTTTTCCCATCGATCGGCAGCTGGTGGTGTTTGTCGGTGGAGTCCGATGGGCGGGTTTCATCAACCGGCATAGAGACGTGAAGCAAGGGCTGGATGGGTGCATTAAGGAG CTCAAACTTTCCGGACTTCCGGTGGACCTGGTGGACGACATGGTGGAATCCGCAAATATACGCAGCTGCCAGGACGAACGACGCTAA